One Elaeis guineensis isolate ETL-2024a chromosome 10, EG11, whole genome shotgun sequence genomic window carries:
- the LOC140852094 gene encoding protein PHOTOSYSTEM I ASSEMBLY 2, chloroplastic-like isoform X2: protein MGSSCPVFLSSALPPAFSRRTPNGRSSSRSRAGHCNSSNLEDDNRKQSNSECSSNTENLKRNHLVPSRRKCLACLCANLALFNVSVFSICPPNGIALDMVDGSSGKEKTVCRNCGGTGTIICDMCGGTGKWKALNRKRAKDVYEFTECPNCYGRGKLVCPVCLGTGLPNNKGMLRRPEARKLLDKMYNGRLLPNLNISELAHTI, encoded by the exons atgGGCAGCAGTTGCCCCGTCTTCCTCTCGTCAGCACTCCCTCCCGCCTTTTCTCGCCGCACGCCCAACGGTAGAAGCAGCTCCAGAAGTAGAG CTGGACATTGTAACAGCTCCAATTTGGAAGATGACAACAGGAAGCAGAGCAACTCTGAGTGTTCATCAAACACAGAAAACCTGAAG AGGAATCACCTTGTGCCTTCGAGGCGTAAATGTCTTGCATGTTTGTGTGCAAATCTAGCATTATTCAATGTTTCAGTGTTCTCTATTTGTCCTCCTAATGGAATCGCCTTGGACATGGTGGATGGGTCATCTGGGAAAGAAAAAACTGTTTGCCGGAATTGTGGGGGCACTGGTACTATAATAT GTGACATGTGTGGTGGCACAGGTAAGTGGAAAGCTCTCAACAGAAAGCGGGCAAAAGATGTTTATGAGTTTACTGAGTGCCCGAACTGTTATG GTCGTGGAAAGCTGGTATGCCCAGTGTGTCTGGGGACAGGTTTGCCCAATAATAAAGGGATGCTCCGAAGACCTGAGGCACGAAAATTACTGGACAAGATGTACAATGGCAGGCTCTTGCCCAATCTTAATATTTCTGAACTAGCTCATACCATCTGA
- the LOC140852094 gene encoding protein PHOTOSYSTEM I ASSEMBLY 2, chloroplastic-like isoform X1 — MGSSCPVFLSSALPPAFSRRTPNGRSSSRSRVSAGHCNSSNLEDDNRKQSNSECSSNTENLKRNHLVPSRRKCLACLCANLALFNVSVFSICPPNGIALDMVDGSSGKEKTVCRNCGGTGTIICDMCGGTGKWKALNRKRAKDVYEFTECPNCYGRGKLVCPVCLGTGLPNNKGMLRRPEARKLLDKMYNGRLLPNLNISELAHTI; from the exons atgGGCAGCAGTTGCCCCGTCTTCCTCTCGTCAGCACTCCCTCCCGCCTTTTCTCGCCGCACGCCCAACGGTAGAAGCAGCTCCAGAAGTAGAG TATCAGCTGGACATTGTAACAGCTCCAATTTGGAAGATGACAACAGGAAGCAGAGCAACTCTGAGTGTTCATCAAACACAGAAAACCTGAAG AGGAATCACCTTGTGCCTTCGAGGCGTAAATGTCTTGCATGTTTGTGTGCAAATCTAGCATTATTCAATGTTTCAGTGTTCTCTATTTGTCCTCCTAATGGAATCGCCTTGGACATGGTGGATGGGTCATCTGGGAAAGAAAAAACTGTTTGCCGGAATTGTGGGGGCACTGGTACTATAATAT GTGACATGTGTGGTGGCACAGGTAAGTGGAAAGCTCTCAACAGAAAGCGGGCAAAAGATGTTTATGAGTTTACTGAGTGCCCGAACTGTTATG GTCGTGGAAAGCTGGTATGCCCAGTGTGTCTGGGGACAGGTTTGCCCAATAATAAAGGGATGCTCCGAAGACCTGAGGCACGAAAATTACTGGACAAGATGTACAATGGCAGGCTCTTGCCCAATCTTAATATTTCTGAACTAGCTCATACCATCTGA
- the LOC105053122 gene encoding replication factor C subunit 3, producing MVEATAPMEIDGDAPLARPNKGKAALGSDGKSAPWVEKYRPQSLADVAAHRDIVDTIDRLTNENRLPHLLLYGPPGTGKTSTILAVARKLYGAQYHNMILELNASDDRGIDVVRQQIQDFASARSLSFGAKSSVKLVLLDEADAMTKDAQFALRRVIEKHTKSTRFALICNHVNKIIPALQSRCTRFRFAPLDASHIRERLEYVIKAEGLDVVESGLTALVRLSNGDMRKALNILQSTHMASQHVTEEAVYLCTGNPMPKDIEQIAYWLLNESYTASFRYISDIKMKKGLALVDIVREVTMFVFKIQMPSDVRVKLINDLADIEYRLSFACNDKLQLGSLISTFTNARSALVAAAQ from the exons ATGGTGGAGGCGACCGCTCCAATGGAGATCGACGGCGACGCGCCCCTGGCAAGGCCCAATAAGGGCAAGGCTGCCCTCGGCTCCGACGGCAAGTCCGCCCCGTGGGTCGAGAAGTACCGTCCCCAGTCCCTCGCCGACGTCGCCGCCCATCGCGACATCGTCGACACCA TTGATCGGCTGACGAACGAGAACAGGCTGCCCCATTTGCTTCTTTATGGGCCGCCGGGGACCGGGAAGACGTCGACGATTCTGGCAGTGGCACGGAAGCTGTATGGGGCGCAGTACCACAACATGATTTTGGAGCTCAATGCATCTGACGATAGGGGGATTGATGTCGTTCGACAGCAGATCCAAGATTTCGCCAGTGCACGGAGCCTCTCCTTTGG TGCAAAGTCTTCTGTGAAGTTGGTCCTGCTGGATGAGGCAGATGCTATGACTAAGGATGCACAGTTTGCATTACGCAGAG TGATTGAGAAACATACAAAGAGCACTAGGTTTGCACTTATCTGTAATCATGTCAACAAAATTATTCCAGCATTACAGTCAAGATGCACTCGGTTTCGGTTTGCTCCGCTTGATGCTTCTCATATCAGAGAACGACTTGAATATGTGATAAAGGCTGAAGG GCTTGATGTGGTTGAGAGTGGCTTAACTGCCCTGGTACGGCTGAGCAACGGTGACATGAGAAAGGCTCTGAACATACTGCAG TCAACACATATGGCTTCTCAGCATGTAACAGAAGAAGCTGTCTACCTCTGCACTGGAAACCCAATGCCAAAAGACATTGAGCAGATAGCCTATTGGCTACTTAATGAATCATATACAGCCAGTTTTAGAT atatatctgatattaaaatGAAGAAAGGACTGGCCTTGGTTGATATTGTGAGGGAAGTTACAAT GTTTGTTTTCAAGATCCAAATGCCATCAGATGTTCGAGTTAAGCTAATCAACGATTTGGCTGATATTGA GTATAGATTAAGTTTTGCATGCAATGATAAATTACAGCTTGGATCGCTCATCTCTACATTCACAAATGCTCGTTCTGCTCTGGTCGCTGCTGCCCAGTGA